The Peptococcus niger nucleotide sequence GGACAACGTCAAAATGACCGTCGAACTCATCAGCCCCATCGCCATGGAAGAAGGCCTGCGTTTCGCTATCCGCGAAGGTGGCCACACCGTCGGCGCCGGCGTTGTTGCTAAAATCGACAAATAAGTTGTGTTTCAATAAATATGAAAAGCCGCTCTCTTTGGAGCGGCTTTTTTGTGCGTCAGGGGCTGGGAACGCCGGCCTTGACGCCACCACTTTAAAGAACAAGGCTTGGGGCGGGGCGGTGAGCCGGTTTATCCGGGCTTTGAGGGCCCATCACTTTTATGGGCAGGCTATCTCCCAACCGGGTAGGCTATTGACAAATAAAATTAAGTCAAGCTATAGTAGTCTTAGAGGACCCGCACGGGTCATCTGTCAAATCATAAGCACCTGGACAAGGAGGAGCAAGAATGATTATTCAAGATAAAGACATGCACCGGGAAATGCGCAGCCAGTGCTTTGGCGGGGATGGTGAGGTAGAGTTTAAATTTCTCGTGCCGCCGGAAAAGTTAAAGGGTGAGGCAAAAATGTTTAACCTTTTGACCTTTGCGCCCGGCTCTTCACTGGGGCTGCATGAACACACGGATAATTTTGAGCTTTACTATATTTTGGAAGGCACCGCTACCGTTGATGACAACGGCACCACCGTTGATGTGGGCCCCGGCGACATGATCTACACCGCTGACGGCGCCAAGCATTCTATTACCGCTAAGTCACCGATGAAGATGATTGCCACGGTGATTTACGAAAATAAAGCAAAATAACTTATGTGCTCCGGACCGATGAAAGTCGGCCCGGGGTATTTTTTCGCTTCTTGTCTTGCCGATGAGGGCTTCGGGCAAAGGGCCGGCAAAGCGGTTGAGGGTTGCCTGGTTTGTTTCACCGCAGATATCTGTAGAAAGGGATCAAGGCGGGTGGGCAAGTATTTTTTACAGGAAGTCCAGAGAGGCGGCCGCTAGCATTTTAAAATAGGTAGAACCTTTGGAGAATCTATTAAAATGTCGGCCGGACCGGGAAAAAATATAAAAAAGTGCTTGCAAGGAAGTTTTAAGTGTGTTAAACTACTAGGGTGTCTCATTGTGAAGAAGCGGAAGGTTGCTGGGTTTATAGACACGCCAGAGTCCGTGACCTAGGTTTTTCCGTGGAGCATGTCCGCTAATCGGGCGTTTA carries:
- a CDS encoding cupin domain-containing protein, with translation MIIQDKDMHREMRSQCFGGDGEVEFKFLVPPEKLKGEAKMFNLLTFAPGSSLGLHEHTDNFELYYILEGTATVDDNGTTVDVGPGDMIYTADGAKHSITAKSPMKMIATVIYENKAK